A part of Gouania willdenowi chromosome 2, fGouWil2.1, whole genome shotgun sequence genomic DNA contains:
- the LOC114477502 gene encoding ras-related protein Rab-9A-like produces MMSKSSLLKVILLGDGGVGKSSLMNRYVTNKFDSHLFHTIGVEFLNKELEVDGRQVTLQIWDTAGQERFRSLRTPFYRGSDCCLLTFSVDDGQSFHNLANWKKEFTYYADVKDPDSFPFVVLGNKLDVPERQVSGEDARQWCRENGGHPYFETSAKDATNVASAFEEAVRRLIVSDDKDDQLDLNNTVDMHRKRDSESTCC; encoded by the coding sequence ATGATGTCCAAATCGTCCCTCCTGAAGGTGATCCTCCTCGGTGATGGAGGCGTTGGAAAATCGTCCTTGATGAACCGCTACGTCACCAATAAGTTTGACTCGCACCTTTTCCACACCATCGGTGTAGAGTTCCTCAACAAGGAGCTGGAGGTGGACGGGCGCCAGGTTACCCTCCAGATTTGGGACACGGCCGGCCAGGAGCGTTTCCGCAGCCTCCGCACGCCTTTCTACCGCGGCTCTGATTGTTGTTTACTCACCTTTAGCGTGGACGACGGACAGAGCTTCCACAACCTGGCCAACTGGAAGAAGGAGTTCACATACTACGCTGACGTAAAGGACCCCGACAGTTTCCCCTTCGTTGTTCTAGGAAACAAACTGGACGTTCCCGAGCGGCAGGTGTCGGGCGAGGACGCTCGGCAGTGGTGCCGCGAAAACGGAGGACACCCTTACTTTGAGACGAGCGCCAAAGATGCGACGAACGTAGCTTCTGCTTTCGAAGAGGCCGTGCGGCGCCTCATAGTATCGGACGATAAGGACGACCAACTCGACCTCAACAACACAGTGGACATGCACAGGAAACGGGACTCAGAGTCCACTTGTTGTTGA